Part of the Phycisphaerales bacterium genome, CTGGGAACGGTGGAGGGCCCGGTGCTGGGGCCGGCGACGAGCGCTGGGCTGGCGCCGATGGTGCTGGTGCTGGGCTACAACGCGGTGTTCTTCGGATTCGGTGCGTTGCTGTACCTCGTGCGCAGTGCGCCGGCCGAAGCGGGATCGCCGCGGGCGCATTTGGGAAGGGGCTGGTGGCTGATGCTGCCCCTCGCGCTGCTGGCATACCTGCCGACGATGGTGCTGCTGTACGCGGCCGAGCCGGAGGTTGGTGAGACGGTACTGACCAACGCCGTGCAAGATCGGAGCGTCCAGCTTGCCCTCGCGGGGCTCGGCCAGGGGGTATTCGTGTGGGGCCTGTGCTTCGGGCTGATCGGGCTGGGCGAGCGTGTGCTGTCGGGAGAGCGGCGCTGGGTTCGGTACGTGAGCGACTCGAGCTACTGGCTGTACGTCGCGCACCTGCCACTGGTGTTCGCGTTGCACGCGGCGTTCTACTTCGTGCCGATCCCGGCGTGGAGCAAGTTCGCGCTGGTGACCATCATCACGACGGCGTTGCTGCTGGCGAGCTACGCGTTGTTCGTGCGGTACACGTTCATCGGGCGGCTGCTCAACGGCCGGCGCGAGCGGCCTCGTCGTCGATCAATGCGGACGCCACCCGACGTGCCCGAGGGCGCGCCGGGTGGCTTGGGGGGTGCCTGACGGTCATTTGACCGTCACGTATCGGGCTCGGTCATCAACGCCGGCGGCGAACACAGAGCGCGCCCGCGGCCAGGCCGAGCAGGCCGAGCGATGCCGGCGCCGGGACGATGCGGATCTCGCCCATGCCTTCCATGAGCGAGCCGACGTCGATCTGGCGCGACGCCGATCCCGCCAGCGACTCGTAGACCCAGAAGCCCTTGCTACCCGGGTCGGTGATGGTCTCCAGCGGCATGACGCGGTCAGCGCTGAAATCGGTGGCGGTGTAGTTGATCGTCCAGACGGCCACGGGGTTGTCGCTCACGCCGATGGTCGGAATGAACGGCGCATGGAGCTGGCCCGGCAGGACGTCCATCGCGCCCGTGCCGGTCAGCACGCCGTCGGACGTGCCCGAAAAGTCGAACGGCGAGATCAGGCCGTTGGTCGTCCAGTTGACCCCGGCGATGCCCGGGCCGAGCGGATCGGTGCCGACCAAATCGAACAGGCCGGTGGCGAACGCGTAGTCGACGCTGTCGTCGAACTTCGCCGACACCGTGATGGTGGTCGACTGGGGGAAGGCGCTGGTCACCGGCCCGAGGATCGGGTCATCGACGCTGATCTCCCAGCCGTAGAGCTGGCCGAAGGCCATCGGCGAGGCGGCCGCAACCGCCAGGATCGTGCAGATATGTCTCATCTCGAGTCTCCTTGGTGAGTGGCGGGCTTACGGGCACCCGGCATCGAACGCGTTGAGGAAGCACAGGAAGTCCAGGAAGTCGAGCTGACCGTCGCCGTCGCAGTCTGCCGATGGGTCGCCGGCATCGAAGGCGTTGAGGAAGCACAGGAAGTCGAGGAAGTCGAGCTGGCCGTCGCCGTCGCAGTCGGCCACGCACGGGATGCCGAACGACTCGTCGAGGAAGGTCATCTGGTCGATGCCCCTGGCCGTCATGCTGAAGCTCTCCAGCCCCTCGAAGGGCACGGTGGCGTCGGACGCGAGGATGCGGACCTCATCGGCGCGGTAGGGCGGGCCGATGATGGGCGAGATCAGCGTCTCGTCGAAGCGCCAGATGAAGCACGGGAAGGGCGGGAACGGTGGCAGCGGCAGCGAGGGCTGCTTGCCACACCCGTGCACGACGATCTCGTCCATCACGATGACGCGGCCGCCCGCAGGGACCTCGCGCCGGTCAACAATGCGGCCGTCGAGCAGGCCGATGAGCGTGGCGGTCTGGGCGCCGATGTCGCGGAAGTCGGCGGTGACGACGCCGTTGTTGATGCTGGAGGTGCCCAGCGAGACGGGGGCGGCGCCGGGAACGCGGCCGGTCGCCTCGAGCTGTAGGCCCTGGTCGGGCCCACGGAGCGAGAGGGCGACCATCTCGACGTCGAAGCCCTCGCGGGCACCGGTCTCTTCGAACCAGCTGATGCGTACGCCGTCCTGTCCGCTCGACCCGATGTTCGAGATCGTCAGGTGATCGCCACGGGCTTGGAACTGCGCCTCGCCGAGGGCGCGGTGCTCGAAGTCGAACTGGCCCAGTGCCTCGTCGACGAGCGCGATCTCGCGGTATTCGGCACCACGCATCTCGGTCGCCGAGAGGGTGCCGACGACGGCCTCCTGCCCGACGGTGGCGACGATGATCTCGTCGGCGAAGACGACGTCACCGCCCAGGAGGACGATCTCGGTCGGCCGCGGGAAGGCGACGATGGCCCAGCACTCGGGCGGCATGGGCCAGAAGGGATCGATGATGCAGCCCTCGAGCCGGCGGATCTCGACGAGTTCGAGCCTGGGATCGATGTCGGTGGTGCGCACCTCGTCGACGGTCTGGCCGCCCAGCCGCGCTTCAAGACGCAGGGCGGCGGGCCGGACTCGCGTGGCGTCGAAGCTCAGGAACGAGTCGCCGCCGCGGGCCGTCGAGCGGAGCGACCACACGAACGCGTCGGGCACGCCGTCGACCACGCCGCGGACGGTCGTCTCGAGGAACGCTCCGTCGGGAAGGCTGGTCAGGGGCGGTGGCTCGAACGTGACGACGTGGAACTCGGCTTCGCCCAGACTGATGCGGACGCCGTCCTGGCCGGACGAGCCGATGTTGGAGACGACCAGGCTGTCGCCCGTGGGTCGCAGCACGGCGTCGCCCAGCGCCTCGTGCGGCAGGCCGAAGGCCGACAGGGGCTGGGCCGTCGTGACGGTCGCGGCAAGCGCGAGCGACGCAACGGCGGTAGCGAATTGCATTCTCATGGTTCTTCTCCTTCTCGATCCCAGGACCTTCGCAGTCCGCTCGCGGCATGCGACACCGCGTCGCGCCGGGCGGACCACGCCGAGTGCACGATGCTGAACACACGAATCCGGTGACGACAAAGAGAAGCGCGAATCCTGTTGCGTACTCACGCCCAGTGTTGCCTATTCACGCTATTTTCACGGCATCATGCTTGCTAAGACCCGAGCGAATGTTGCGCAGCGACGCGGGAGGCCGGTACGCATGGGTGTTTCTCACGCGGAAGGAGTACGTAGCGTGTCAACCCTGCGACGATTGTTCGATCGTCTATACAAGATTGAGCTGGCCGAAACTACGCATACGTTAGAAGCGTTCTTTGGCCACGCGACTGGCGTTGATAGAGTACTGCTATTGACCGATGGCGAGCCGATGCTTGGTCGAGAGGACATCGTCGGATGATCGGAGCCCGCGTCAGTCTGGCGATTGCCCTGGCGTGCATCGCGGCCTTCGCCTCCGCGTGCACATACATCGGGCAGCCGACTGCCAGGGAGCGATCTCGGATCGAGCGTGGCGAGGCCGCGTTCGTCTTGTACCGATACACGAAGGGCCACGATCACGAGCCGAGCCGTTTTGGCCTGGCGTTCGATGGCCCGGCCGACTCGTTTACGTCGCGCGGATCGAGGCCAATCCCGCGAGCGCTCTCCAAGCAACTCGCGAAGCAAGGCTGGTTCTACCAGGTATTGAAGCCCGGCCGGCACGTCAGTCTCGTCGAGCACAAGAGCGTGTTCGACGCAGCGACGCAGCTCGACGCGCCGCGCATCGAGTTTGCCGTGCCCGAGGGCGTCGGCGTCGTGTACGTCGGCAGCGTGCACCGAGGTACCAGATCTGACGAGCTGTCGCTGTCGGACGAGTGGGCCGAGGCGGCGGCGATCATCGAAGCCGAGCGGGCCCAGGGAAGAGCGCTCGCACGCGTGCAGGGACCGATCGTACATTCGTCAATGCGGCGGTACGACCGCCCTACTCCGATGCAAGATCGCCCGGGACCAGGCGCGACGGTGTCGGCCTTTCTCGGTGACGCGCCGGCACCTGTGGGCGGCGCTGTTCGTGGCATGGCAGCCGGCGCCTCCCCCGGCGTTCAGCTCATGGGCGCGAGCCTCGAGGCGGGACAGGGGGATCCGCTCCTCACGACGTTCGTCGCTGCCCCAGGACTCGTCGTGGGCGCGTTCGTCGCCGGCGTTGGGTCGGTCATCGGTGCGATCGTCGGTTCGGATGACGCCGAGCGGGAACGCATCCGCAAGCTCGAAGCGGCGTTCGGCGAAGCGCAGGTCGGCCTCATGCTCGCCGAACGGGTTGCGGAGAGTCTGCAAGGGCGGGTCGTGACCGATGGCGCTGCGGACGTCGAGGCCTGGATCACGCGGATGGACTTCCCACGTATCAAGCAGGATCGCTGCATCGAGATCGCCTTTCGAGTGCGCGCCCGCGACGACTTGGACGCGGTCTGCTTCGACCGGCTCTACGTGTCGCGTCACCCCGATGCCACGAGGTCCCGTTTCGCGGCGATGCACGAACTGCCGCTCGATCGTGAGCCGACCCTGCGCCCCAGGACCGAGTGGTGGAGCGAGGATGGCCCGGACCTGATCGTCGAAGAGGTCGAAGCGGCCATCGAAGCCCTTGGCGAGCGCGTCCGGATCGACCTCGGGCCCTGAGCAGTCAGGCCGCTTTACGCACGACGCAGCCGCTGGCCGGACTCGATCAATGCCGTGCTACTTCGTGGGAGCGCCGACTTCTCGGACCACATTTGGCAGCGGTGCCCGATGGCCGAGGCAGTTTCTTCCCTTGGTTCCGATCTTGACGGACGAGTCGGGGCGGGGTCGTGCCGATGAGATTGCATATCGGATGATGTCGCCGCCTTGACTCGTCTCGTGCGCAAGGCGGCTCCAGCGTCTGAGTTCTTGGACTGATCGCGAACGGAACGGACGGGTACCGGGAATGCCAGCCACCACAACGGATCGCCATTATCTCGGCCGCGAACTAGACGAGCTCATCACCCGGAATCCGCATATGTGGAGCTTCTTGCAGGAGGCTTCACTGGATGGCGTCTGGTATTGGGATCTCGAAGACCGAGACAACCTATGGATCAGCCCGGAGTACTGGCGACTGCTCGGCATCGACCCGGCGACACGCGAGCACCGGCCCGAGGAATTCGTGAAAGTCGTCTTCGAAGAAGACTTCCACGCCGTGATGGAGAGCCTCGAGCGGCACTTCGCTGATCCGGCCGTTCCCTACTCGGAGATCGTCCGGTTCCGGCACGTCGACGGGTCGACCGTCTGGGTTCGCTGCCGCGGGATGGCCATTCGGGACGAATCGGGCCGGGCCATCCGGATGCTCGGCGCCCACAACGACATCACCGACTTCAAGCGAGCCGAGGATCAGGCGCTGCGTTCCAAGGAAGCCGCCGAATCTGCGGCCGAAGAGCTACGCAGCTTCGCCTATAGCGTGTCGCACGACATCAAGGCGCCAACCAACACGCTCAGGATGCTGCTGGAAGAAGTCGTGCAGGCGGACGACGGATCGATGAACGACGACCAGCGTGAGCTGCTGGGCATGGCCCAGATGACGATCGGGAACATGCAGGCCATGATCGATGACCTGCTGCAATACACCCGGGTCATCGGCGAGCCGCCGCGATTCGAGCCGGTCGACCTCGACGCACCGCTGGAGAGCGCTCTGGGCGATCTGGCGGGAGTGATCAAGGAAACGGGCGCCGAGATCATCCGGCAGCCGCTGGCGACGATCAAGGGACACGAGCCCCAGCTCCGGGCGCTATTCCAGAACCTGATCAGCAACGCGATCAAGTATCGCAGGCCTGGGGCGACGCCGCGCGTCGAGATTGGCTGCGAAGCGGATCGCGCAAGCGGGCGCGTCGCCGTCACGGTGACCGACAACGGCCAGGGCATCGATCCGGCCTACTTCGACAAGATCTTCAAGATGTTCGCACGGCTCCACCGGGGCGACGAGATCCAGGGCGTTGGCCTCGGCCTGTCGCTGTGCCGGCGCATCGCCGAGAACCACGACGGCACCATCTCGGTCGAGAGCCAACCGGGTGAGGGATCGATGTTTCGGGTGACGCTTCCGGCACACGGGGAACGAACATGAACGAGACGACGGCACTCCGGATCGGCACGCTGGTGCTGATCGACGACGAGGAGATGGATCACCTGCTCTATCGGCGGACCGTGGAGCGGTCGGGGCTGGTGGATGAGCTGATTACGTTCCTCAGCGCCGAGGAAGCGCTTGAGTTCCTCCGCAGCGACGATCGACCCGAGATCGATGCCATCCTGCTGGACATCAACATGCCGAGGATGAACGGCTTCGAGTTCCTCGATGCGGCCGAACGCGAGATCGGGCACGGCTTCGCCCAGATGGTCGTGATCATGCTCACGACGTCGCTGAACCCCGAGGACCGGGCCCGGGCCGACGCCTGCTCGATGATCAAGGACTACCTGAGCAAGCCGCTGTGCGCAGAGCACCTGGAGAAGATCGCCCGGATGCTGCGGACGTAAGAACGCGCACGTGCCAGGTGCCGGCGTAACTCGATCGGGCGCCGTCGATCGACTGAACATCCTGCTTTCTGCCCGCGGGCGAGCGGCTCGCGCCCCCTCGGAAACTCGCGGGCGGGCCGCTTCGTGAAAATTGCCTTGCGGTTTCGCCCCTTTTCCGGTATACAAGGGGGTATGGGCGCTTGCCCACCCCGACCGGAAAAGGAGAGAGACATGCCAGCAGCGTTCGATGATGGCGGTCCGTGGCCGATCCGCATCGTGTCGGCGGCCACCGGTTTAGTGTGCGCGGGTCCCGCGATCGCACAGGATTGCTCGCCCGGCCAGGCGTTCGACGGACCGGTGGGCTACGCCGCCGGCTCGTTCCCTTCGGGCATCGCGCTCGGCGATCTCAACGGCGACGGCAACCTGGACATGGTGGTTGCCAATTCGTTCAGCGACGACATCACCATCCGGCTCGGCAATGGTGACGGCACGTTCGGACCGTCGACCCGGCGGGCCGTGGGTGACCAGCCACAGGCCGTGGCGCTCGGCGATCTGGATAATGACGGGAGGCTGGACATCGCTGTGCCCAACGCTCGAACCGACGACGTGAGCGTGCTGCCGGGCAATGGCGATGGGACGTTCGGGCCCGAGCGGCGCGTGGCCGTGGGCGATCAGCCAAGGGACGTCGTACTGGGTGATCTCGACCGCGACGGCGACCTGGACATGGTCGTGCCGAATCAGGACCTCGACGTCGTGAGCGTCATGCTCAACACCGGCGGGTTGTTTGCGCCGGCGGTGACGTATGCCGCGGGCGATCGACCGTGGCGGATGGCACTCGGCGACCTGAATCGCGACGGGACGCTGGACGTGGTCGTGGCGAACGTCTTGAGTGACGATGCCAGCGTGCTATTGGGCAACGGCGATGGGACGCTGGCGCCGCAGGTTCGCTACGCGACGGGCGAGCAGCCTCAGAGTCCGGCACTGGGCGACCTCAACGGCGATGGCGAGCTCGACTTGGTCGTAGCCAACGAGGTGACCGACGACGTGAGCGTCCTGCTGGGTCGCGGTGACGGTACGTTCGGGCCGCAGGTGCGATACGCCGCGGGAAGTTCACCGTTCGACGTCGCCCTTTCAGACGTAGACGGCGACCGCGTCCTCGACGTGATGCTGCCCAATCTGTTGGGCAACAGCGTGAGCGTGCTTCTGGGCGACGGTGACGGCACGCTTGCGCCGCAAGACCTGTACGGAGCAGGCGCTGGGCCCGGCGGCGTAGCCCTTGGCGATCTGGACGGCGACAACGACCCGGACATGGTCGTCTTCAACGCGACCGGCAACGCGGCGAGCGTGCTGCTGAATCGGTGCGGGCCGTTCTGCCCCGCTGATCTGGACGGCGACGGCGAGCTCACCATCTTCGACTTCTTGGAGTTCCAGAACCTGTTCGATTCTGGCGACCCCGCCGCCGACTTCGACGGCGACGGCCGGCTCACCATCTTCGACTTCCTGGCGTTCCAGAACGAGTTCGTCGCGGGCTGCCCGTAGCCGGTACGCCGAACAGTGCGTCCCCTGAGGGTCGCTCGCTCGTACCATCGGATCATGCCCGCCGCCGGCGAATCCCGCACCATCCTGCACGCCGACCTCGACGCGTTCTTCGCGTCGGTGGAGCAGCGTGACAACCCCGAGCTGCGCGGCAAGCCCGTGCTGGTGGGCGGGGGCGGCAAGCGCGGCGTCGTGGCCGCGGCGAGCTACGAGGCGCGGAAGTTCGGCTGCCGCAGCGCGATGCCCGGGGCCGTCGCGGCGCGGTTGTGCCCGCAGGCGATCTTCGTCAAGGGCAGCTACGAGAAGTACAAGGAGGCCAGCCGCCAGGTGTTTGAGGTGTTCGAGTCGGTGACGCCGCTGGTGGAGCCCTTGAGCATCGACGAGGCGTTCCTGGACGTCACGGGCAGCCTACGTTTGCTGGGCGACGGCGAGGCGATCGCGCGGAAGATCAAGAACGACGTACGCGAGCAGACGCGGCTCACCGTGAGCCTGGGCGTCGCGCCCAGCAAGCTCGTCGCGAAGATCGCCAGCGACCTGGACAAGCCCGACGGCCTGGTCGTCGTGCGCGAGGGCGAGATCGACGCGTTCCTCGAGCCCCTGGAGATCTCCCGGCTCTGGGGCGTGGGCGCGGTCGGGCAGGCCAAGCTCGAGCGCCTCGGCGTCCGTACGTTCGGCGACGTCCAGAAGCTCGACCTCAAGACGCTCAAGGCGATGTTCGGCAGCCTGGGCGAGAGCCTGTACAACCGCTGCCGCGGCATCGACGATCGGCCCGTGGTGACCGACCGGCGGGCCAAGAGCATCGGCCACGAGCGGACGTTCGGC contains:
- a CDS encoding PEP-CTERM sorting domain-containing protein (PEP-CTERM proteins occur, often in large numbers, in the proteomes of bacteria that also encode an exosortase, a predicted intramembrane cysteine proteinase. The presence of a PEP-CTERM domain at a protein's C-terminus predicts cleavage within the sorting domain, followed by covalent anchoring to some some component of the (usually Gram-negative) cell surface. Many PEP-CTERM proteins exhibit an unusual sequence composition that includes large numbers of potential glycosylation sites. Expression of one such protein has been shown restore the ability of a bacterium to form floc, a type of biofilm.), producing the protein MRHICTILAVAAASPMAFGQLYGWEISVDDPILGPVTSAFPQSTTITVSAKFDDSVDYAFATGLFDLVGTDPLGPGIAGVNWTTNGLISPFDFSGTSDGVLTGTGAMDVLPGQLHAPFIPTIGVSDNPVAVWTINYTATDFSADRVMPLETITDPGSKGFWVYESLAGSASRQIDVGSLMEGMGEIRIVPAPASLGLLGLAAGALCVRRRR
- a CDS encoding EF-hand domain-containing protein, which encodes MRMQFATAVASLALAATVTTAQPLSAFGLPHEALGDAVLRPTGDSLVVSNIGSSGQDGVRISLGEAEFHVVTFEPPPLTSLPDGAFLETTVRGVVDGVPDAFVWSLRSTARGGDSFLSFDATRVRPAALRLEARLGGQTVDEVRTTDIDPRLELVEIRRLEGCIIDPFWPMPPECWAIVAFPRPTEIVLLGGDVVFADEIIVATVGQEAVVGTLSATEMRGAEYREIALVDEALGQFDFEHRALGEAQFQARGDHLTISNIGSSGQDGVRISWFEETGAREGFDVEMVALSLRGPDQGLQLEATGRVPGAAPVSLGTSSINNGVVTADFRDIGAQTATLIGLLDGRIVDRREVPAGGRVIVMDEIVVHGCGKQPSLPLPPFPPFPCFIWRFDETLISPIIGPPYRADEVRILASDATVPFEGLESFSMTARGIDQMTFLDESFGIPCVADCDGDGQLDFLDFLCFLNAFDAGDPSADCDGDGQLDFLDFLCFLNAFDAGCP
- a CDS encoding ATP-binding protein yields the protein MWSFLQEASLDGVWYWDLEDRDNLWISPEYWRLLGIDPATREHRPEEFVKVVFEEDFHAVMESLERHFADPAVPYSEIVRFRHVDGSTVWVRCRGMAIRDESGRAIRMLGAHNDITDFKRAEDQALRSKEAAESAAEELRSFAYSVSHDIKAPTNTLRMLLEEVVQADDGSMNDDQRELLGMAQMTIGNMQAMIDDLLQYTRVIGEPPRFEPVDLDAPLESALGDLAGVIKETGAEIIRQPLATIKGHEPQLRALFQNLISNAIKYRRPGATPRVEIGCEADRASGRVAVTVTDNGQGIDPAYFDKIFKMFARLHRGDEIQGVGLGLSLCRRIAENHDGTISVESQPGEGSMFRVTLPAHGERT
- a CDS encoding response regulator; this encodes MNETTALRIGTLVLIDDEEMDHLLYRRTVERSGLVDELITFLSAEEALEFLRSDDRPEIDAILLDINMPRMNGFEFLDAAEREIGHGFAQMVVIMLTTSLNPEDRARADACSMIKDYLSKPLCAEHLEKIARMLRT
- a CDS encoding VCBS repeat-containing protein, whose protein sequence is MPAAFDDGGPWPIRIVSAATGLVCAGPAIAQDCSPGQAFDGPVGYAAGSFPSGIALGDLNGDGNLDMVVANSFSDDITIRLGNGDGTFGPSTRRAVGDQPQAVALGDLDNDGRLDIAVPNARTDDVSVLPGNGDGTFGPERRVAVGDQPRDVVLGDLDRDGDLDMVVPNQDLDVVSVMLNTGGLFAPAVTYAAGDRPWRMALGDLNRDGTLDVVVANVLSDDASVLLGNGDGTLAPQVRYATGEQPQSPALGDLNGDGELDLVVANEVTDDVSVLLGRGDGTFGPQVRYAAGSSPFDVALSDVDGDRVLDVMLPNLLGNSVSVLLGDGDGTLAPQDLYGAGAGPGGVALGDLDGDNDPDMVVFNATGNAASVLLNRCGPFCPADLDGDGELTIFDFLEFQNLFDSGDPAADFDGDGRLTIFDFLAFQNEFVAGCP
- a CDS encoding DNA polymerase IV, which produces MPAAGESRTILHADLDAFFASVEQRDNPELRGKPVLVGGGGKRGVVAAASYEARKFGCRSAMPGAVAARLCPQAIFVKGSYEKYKEASRQVFEVFESVTPLVEPLSIDEAFLDVTGSLRLLGDGEAIARKIKNDVREQTRLTVSLGVAPSKLVAKIASDLDKPDGLVVVREGEIDAFLEPLEISRLWGVGAVGQAKLERLGVRTFGDVQKLDLKTLKAMFGSLGESLYNRCRGIDDRPVVTDRRAKSIGHERTFGDNLTTLEQCHAQVVDLAERVGWRLRRAERAAGTITLKVRNGEFKTITRAHTLAEPTHDSGAIVREACALLDAWARKGFEPVRLLGVSASHLHAPEGPGLFDAAEHERASRVDEAADVIRSRFGDAAIGRASSLDA